The following are encoded together in the Geobacter sulfurreducens PCA genome:
- a CDS encoding flagellar hook-length control protein FliK translates to MIVTQEIARIAQALLKDSTYSLVEARWQTLTPLNLTPGQMVQAEVLANLPDSRYLIRLANQLLRMEIPLNLQPGQTVELTFVSEEPRLVFALSKEANSGVPVRISDTGRWLNQLATSRNDAVQSTPLPRPSIILQEPPRDTGRLAEGLRNALTRSGVFYESHLSQWVKGERPLADLLREPQGSLSRLAVATTSGGNNTSPAPANGGAPPQQNAAPPASQSPGGPPAATTDAGQKPAAAPLPAANQPTGSQPAAGGGNAPSTVPASAGTGTTGSLGSPSVATPATGDAPQAPHQSGTPAPSVTTTPAGGAPPTDQAPPPLRPDGGTAALPDTDQATPRPQGPAPDGTRPPTPQEPLRPDSTPVAGKPLPAPSQPDQSSPQGPTLRQVPLPDPAAQNSPTAPGTTVVSQARGERIAVDQHAASQPRAPMALAADGDGVAVAARAGDPAATERAGGLRHIPPPPQGGVEPQTIPIIKEQLTTLATGQFTWHGQVWPGQDMEWKVEEREADGRGSSAERSWQTEVALDLPRLGSVRATLSLGSSGVTVNLAARNEETIAAMKEGRPRLEEALDAAGIRMTGFRVSHDDE, encoded by the coding sequence ATGATCGTGACTCAGGAAATAGCCCGGATCGCCCAGGCCCTCCTCAAGGATTCGACGTACTCGCTGGTGGAGGCCCGGTGGCAGACCCTGACGCCCCTCAACCTGACCCCGGGCCAGATGGTACAGGCGGAGGTGCTGGCCAACCTGCCGGACAGCCGCTACCTGATCCGGCTGGCAAACCAGCTCCTGCGCATGGAGATCCCCCTCAACCTCCAGCCGGGGCAGACCGTGGAGTTGACCTTCGTCTCGGAGGAGCCGCGCCTCGTCTTCGCCCTGTCCAAGGAGGCGAACTCGGGGGTACCGGTCCGGATCAGCGACACCGGCCGATGGCTCAATCAGCTGGCCACGTCCAGAAATGACGCGGTCCAGTCCACGCCGCTCCCCCGGCCGTCGATCATTCTACAGGAGCCGCCACGGGATACGGGCCGTCTGGCTGAAGGGCTGCGCAACGCCCTCACCCGTAGCGGCGTTTTCTATGAGTCGCACCTCTCCCAGTGGGTCAAGGGGGAGCGCCCCTTGGCCGATCTCCTCCGGGAGCCCCAGGGGTCCCTCTCACGGCTTGCCGTGGCCACGACTTCCGGCGGCAACAACACCTCACCCGCTCCGGCAAACGGCGGTGCGCCACCCCAGCAGAACGCCGCGCCCCCGGCCTCCCAGTCGCCGGGAGGACCACCCGCGGCCACAACCGATGCGGGGCAAAAGCCCGCTGCTGCCCCGCTACCAGCAGCAAACCAGCCCACGGGCAGTCAACCGGCGGCCGGCGGGGGAAACGCACCCTCAACCGTGCCTGCCTCTGCCGGCACGGGCACTACCGGCAGCCTCGGTTCGCCGTCAGTCGCCACGCCAGCCACCGGAGACGCACCACAGGCGCCGCACCAGTCCGGCACACCGGCACCCTCCGTCACCACGACACCAGCCGGTGGTGCCCCCCCCACGGACCAGGCGCCTCCACCGCTGCGCCCCGACGGCGGCACCGCAGCCCTCCCTGATACCGATCAGGCAACCCCGCGACCCCAAGGGCCGGCGCCGGACGGGACACGCCCTCCGACACCCCAGGAGCCCCTTCGTCCCGATTCGACGCCGGTAGCCGGCAAGCCGCTCCCCGCACCATCTCAACCGGACCAGTCATCACCCCAGGGGCCGACCCTCCGGCAAGTGCCCCTTCCCGACCCCGCCGCCCAGAACTCGCCGACCGCGCCCGGGACCACCGTCGTTTCCCAGGCGAGAGGCGAGCGTATCGCCGTTGACCAGCACGCGGCATCCCAGCCCCGTGCGCCCATGGCTCTCGCTGCCGATGGCGACGGGGTTGCGGTGGCGGCCCGTGCCGGAGACCCGGCGGCTACGGAACGGGCCGGGGGACTCCGTCATATCCCGCCCCCTCCCCAGGGAGGGGTGGAGCCCCAGACTATCCCTATCATCAAGGAGCAGCTCACGACACTGGCCACGGGGCAGTTCACCTGGCACGGACAGGTCTGGCCCGGCCAGGATATGGAATGGAAGGTGGAGGAGCGCGAGGCCGACGGACGGGGCTCCTCAGCGGAGCGGAGCTGGCAGACGGAAGTGGCCCTTGACCTGCCCCGACTGGGATCGGTCCGGGCGACCCTGAGCCTCGGCAGTTCCGGGGTAACGGTCAATCTCGCGGCCCGGAACGAGGAAACCATAGCGGCCATGAAAGAGGGAAGGCCACGCCTCGAAGAGGCGCTGGACGCAGCCGGCATCCGCATGACCGGTTTCAGGGTGAGCCATGACGACGAATGA
- a CDS encoding glycosyltransferase family 1 protein, with the protein MDFTKRIHRFTVVPSLSGELAILQTLAYNLWWTWEPDAVELFKRLDIDLWQQTRHNPVEMLGILQQTTLERLVADEGFMAQLKRVEEKYHGYMTGKTWFDRTWNGERPLRVAYFSMEFGLHESVPTYSGGLGVLAGDHLKSASDLGIPLVGIGLLYRQGYFRQYLNIEGWQQELYPENDFYNLPLKLQRDEEGQPVTIELDLAGRKVHVQIWKVQVGRIPLYLLDTNMEENDPLDREITAQLYGGDQDMRIRQEILLGIGGIRALNRLGIDPNVCHMNEGHAAFLALERTKLLMEKHGLRFPEAMEAVRAGTIFTTHTPVDAGIDHFPADLLERYLGRYYRFLGLSRDEFLSLGRQLPKNPHESFCMAVLALRLANHANGVSQLHGEVSRKMWKNLWPELPDEHIPITSVTNGVHTKTWLSVEMAGLLTRYLGNRWREDPTDSLLWKRVANIPDSELWRTHERCRERLVVFARRRLKDHLHQVGATAKEIAQADEVLDPEALTIGFARRFATYKRGTLLFRDLDRLARILNDADRPVQIIFSGKAHPHDVEGKELIRRIFQHSLEARFHNRIVFIEDYDMAVARHLVQGVDVWLNTPLRPLEASGTSGMKVAFNGGLNMSVLDGWWPEGYRGNNGWAIGKGEVYDDIDFQNEVESRAIYDLLEKEVIPLFYDRGPDGIPRGWLACMKASLQTLCPVFSTERMVKEYAERMYLPSFEEWRTLAGDGLARAVDLARWKGEMHRSWHQVKVISVEAPAPEEVPLGAPIPVTARIALGDIVPDRVIVETYCGVLDSRGNIVGGELIPLDHAEEEGGGSHRFTGDIETRFCGRHGFMIRVMPRHPELGPVYEQGLLVWG; encoded by the coding sequence ATGGACTTCACCAAGAGAATCCACCGTTTCACCGTTGTCCCTTCCCTGTCGGGGGAACTCGCCATCCTCCAGACCCTGGCCTACAATCTCTGGTGGACGTGGGAGCCTGATGCGGTGGAACTCTTCAAGCGGCTCGACATCGACCTGTGGCAGCAGACTCGCCACAACCCGGTGGAGATGCTCGGCATCCTCCAGCAAACCACCCTTGAGCGCCTTGTGGCGGACGAGGGCTTCATGGCCCAGCTCAAGCGGGTCGAGGAAAAATACCACGGCTACATGACCGGCAAGACGTGGTTCGATCGGACCTGGAACGGCGAGCGTCCCCTGCGGGTTGCCTATTTCTCCATGGAGTTCGGTCTCCACGAATCGGTTCCCACCTACTCCGGCGGCCTGGGGGTGCTGGCGGGGGATCATCTCAAGTCGGCCAGCGACCTGGGAATCCCCCTGGTGGGGATCGGCCTCCTCTACCGCCAGGGCTACTTCCGCCAGTATCTCAATATCGAAGGGTGGCAGCAGGAGCTCTACCCCGAGAACGACTTCTACAACCTCCCCCTCAAACTCCAGCGGGACGAGGAAGGGCAACCGGTCACCATCGAGCTCGATCTGGCCGGCCGCAAGGTCCACGTCCAGATCTGGAAGGTGCAGGTGGGCCGGATTCCCCTCTATCTCCTGGACACCAACATGGAGGAGAACGACCCGCTGGACCGGGAGATCACGGCCCAGCTCTACGGCGGGGACCAGGACATGCGCATCCGCCAGGAGATTCTGCTGGGCATCGGCGGCATCCGGGCGTTGAACCGCCTCGGCATCGATCCCAATGTCTGCCACATGAACGAGGGGCACGCCGCCTTCCTGGCCCTGGAGCGGACCAAGCTCCTCATGGAAAAGCACGGCCTGCGCTTCCCGGAGGCCATGGAAGCGGTCCGCGCCGGCACCATCTTTACGACCCATACTCCCGTGGACGCGGGTATCGACCATTTCCCCGCAGACCTGCTGGAACGCTATCTGGGACGCTATTACCGGTTCCTGGGGCTCTCCCGGGATGAATTCCTCTCCCTGGGACGCCAGCTGCCGAAAAATCCCCACGAATCGTTCTGCATGGCGGTGCTGGCCCTGCGGCTGGCCAATCACGCCAACGGCGTCAGCCAGCTTCACGGCGAGGTCTCGCGCAAGATGTGGAAAAACCTCTGGCCCGAGCTGCCTGACGAGCACATCCCCATCACCTCCGTCACCAACGGCGTCCACACCAAGACCTGGCTCTCGGTGGAGATGGCCGGGCTCCTCACCCGCTACCTGGGCAACCGCTGGCGGGAAGACCCCACCGACTCGCTCCTCTGGAAGCGGGTCGCCAACATTCCCGACTCCGAACTCTGGCGGACTCACGAACGGTGCCGCGAACGGCTGGTGGTCTTTGCCCGGCGCCGGCTCAAGGATCACCTGCACCAGGTGGGCGCCACGGCCAAGGAGATCGCCCAGGCCGACGAGGTGCTGGACCCGGAAGCCCTGACCATCGGGTTCGCGCGGCGCTTCGCCACCTACAAGCGGGGGACCCTGCTCTTCCGGGACCTGGACCGGCTCGCCCGCATCCTCAACGACGCCGACCGCCCCGTGCAGATCATCTTCTCGGGCAAGGCCCATCCCCACGACGTGGAGGGCAAGGAACTGATCCGCCGCATCTTCCAGCACTCCCTGGAAGCGCGATTCCACAACCGGATCGTGTTCATCGAGGACTATGACATGGCCGTGGCCCGGCACTTGGTCCAGGGGGTCGACGTCTGGCTCAACACCCCCCTGCGCCCCCTGGAGGCCAGCGGCACCAGCGGCATGAAGGTGGCGTTCAACGGCGGCCTCAACATGAGCGTTCTGGACGGCTGGTGGCCCGAGGGATACCGGGGGAACAACGGCTGGGCTATCGGCAAGGGTGAGGTCTACGACGACATCGACTTCCAGAACGAGGTGGAGAGCCGCGCCATCTACGACCTGCTGGAAAAGGAGGTCATCCCCCTCTTCTATGACCGGGGTCCCGACGGCATCCCCCGCGGCTGGCTCGCCTGCATGAAAGCGAGCCTCCAGACCCTGTGCCCGGTCTTCAGCACCGAGCGGATGGTCAAGGAGTATGCCGAGCGGATGTACCTCCCCTCCTTCGAGGAGTGGCGCACCCTGGCCGGCGACGGTCTGGCCCGGGCCGTGGATCTGGCCCGCTGGAAGGGTGAGATGCACCGGTCCTGGCACCAAGTGAAAGTGATTTCGGTGGAGGCCCCCGCCCCCGAGGAGGTGCCCCTGGGCGCGCCCATTCCGGTGACTGCCCGTATTGCCCTGGGCGACATCGTCCCGGACCGGGTGATTGTGGAGACCTACTGCGGCGTCCTCGACTCCCGGGGCAACATCGTGGGAGGCGAGTTGATTCCGCTGGACCACGCGGAAGAGGAAGGGGGAGGCTCCCACCGCTTCACGGGTGACATCGAAACCCGGTTCTGCGGCAGGCACGGTTTCATGATCCGGGTCATGCCCCGCCATCCCGAACTGGGACCGGTTTACGAACAGGGTCTGCTCGTCTGGGGCTGA
- a CDS encoding sigma-54-dependent transcriptional regulator: MPATILIVDDERGQREILQTILEGERYETTTAAGGQEALALLDEREFDVILTDLKMQGMSGMELLERLLAADPQQCIIMMTAHGTVDSAVEAMKKGAFDYLEKPLERDTLLLTLRRAVERVRLLKENRALHKKLEETGAIPDIIGEHPKMKEVFRIVTKIAPTASTVLIQGESGTGKELVASAIHERSPRADKPFFAINCAAIPETLMESELFGHEKGAFTGASSREIGIFEAANGGTVFLDEIGEMSVAMQAKLLRAIQAKEIRRVGGKVNIPVDVRIISATNRDLEAEIRRGNFREDLFYRLNVIRISLPPLRERGSDIAALTDFFVAKYRGDTGVKGLSRAALKLLMNYSWPGNVRQLESVIERGILMAEGELVEPGDLPAEIGEGVSPGGGLPFELPADGIQFEELEKNLIIKAMERAGGVIAKAAPLLGMSYKTLQYRLEKFGITRDQGP, from the coding sequence ATGCCCGCAACCATACTGATCGTCGACGATGAACGGGGGCAGCGCGAGATCCTCCAGACCATCCTGGAGGGAGAACGCTACGAAACCACGACGGCGGCCGGCGGACAGGAGGCCCTGGCCTTGCTGGACGAGCGGGAGTTCGATGTCATCCTCACGGATCTGAAGATGCAGGGAATGTCGGGAATGGAGCTGCTGGAGCGGCTGTTGGCGGCTGACCCGCAGCAGTGCATCATCATGATGACTGCCCACGGCACCGTTGACTCGGCAGTGGAAGCTATGAAGAAAGGGGCCTTTGACTATCTGGAAAAGCCCCTGGAGCGGGACACCCTGCTGCTCACCCTGCGGCGGGCGGTAGAGCGGGTCCGGTTGCTGAAGGAGAACCGGGCGCTCCACAAAAAACTGGAGGAAACGGGCGCCATTCCGGACATCATCGGCGAGCACCCCAAGATGAAAGAGGTCTTTCGGATCGTCACCAAGATCGCGCCCACCGCCTCCACGGTCCTCATCCAGGGCGAATCGGGCACCGGCAAGGAGCTGGTGGCCAGCGCCATCCACGAAAGGAGCCCCCGGGCGGACAAGCCCTTTTTCGCCATCAACTGTGCCGCCATCCCGGAAACCCTCATGGAGAGCGAGCTGTTCGGCCACGAGAAGGGTGCCTTCACCGGCGCCAGTTCCCGCGAGATCGGCATCTTCGAGGCCGCGAACGGCGGCACCGTTTTTCTGGACGAGATCGGGGAGATGAGCGTGGCCATGCAGGCGAAACTCCTGCGGGCGATCCAGGCCAAGGAGATCCGGCGGGTGGGGGGCAAGGTCAACATCCCGGTGGATGTCCGGATCATCTCGGCCACCAACCGTGACCTGGAAGCGGAGATCCGCCGGGGCAACTTCCGGGAGGACCTCTTCTATCGCCTTAACGTGATCCGGATCAGCCTTCCGCCGCTGCGGGAACGGGGAAGCGACATAGCTGCCCTGACCGACTTCTTCGTGGCGAAATACCGGGGCGATACGGGGGTGAAGGGGCTCTCCCGCGCCGCCCTGAAGCTCCTCATGAACTACAGCTGGCCCGGCAACGTCCGTCAGCTGGAGTCGGTGATCGAGCGGGGCATCCTCATGGCGGAGGGAGAGCTGGTCGAACCCGGCGACCTGCCGGCGGAGATCGGCGAAGGGGTGTCGCCGGGCGGCGGACTCCCCTTCGAGCTTCCCGCCGACGGCATCCAGTTCGAGGAACTGGAAAAGAACCTGATCATCAAGGCCATGGAGCGGGCCGGTGGGGTCATTGCAAAGGCGGCGCCGCTGCTCGGCATGAGCTACAAAACACTCCAGTACCGGCTGGAAAAGTTCGGCATAACCCGGGACCAGGGGCCGTGA
- a CDS encoding sensor histidine kinase translates to MRLNTKLVMIMLTLLVIAVVTLFVLNQYSQNEMVQEIQESSSFVSQAIQMSVEDLTSEFEPDPERLARYMKEARVRGVKEISIISNEGEIIDSSDPSKVGKKRDIKKMEKGLRAAPESRRERATANRSYELLVPVIVGDQQLGYVQINLLLDNIRTIQHENFVNRVVATSLVFLLGIIFTIFLATRYTAPINRLAAQVRRVADGDLTVSFPVAGSDEIGELGRNFNEMVTKLQERENLEKRLYEAEHLSKVGQLASGIAHEIRNPLNYISLAVDHLKGEFVAACPDKGERFVPLAEKIKEEVRRANYLVVNFMNYGRPLKLRIGEVCYRELIDRALPLLRERLDEQRIAVATEIPPDLPPMRADGEMLRNCVFNFVTNAIQAMPGGGTITLGASFDRETETFHLTFTDQGVGIPPEDLPKIFQPWFTSKEAGIGLGLAITERIIREHGGEILVESTPAQGTTFTVILRGGR, encoded by the coding sequence ATGAGACTCAATACCAAGCTGGTGATGATCATGCTGACGCTGCTCGTCATCGCCGTCGTCACCCTCTTCGTGCTCAACCAGTACAGTCAGAACGAAATGGTGCAGGAGATCCAGGAGAGCTCCTCCTTCGTCTCCCAGGCCATCCAGATGAGCGTCGAGGATCTGACGTCCGAGTTCGAGCCCGACCCGGAGCGGCTTGCCCGCTACATGAAAGAGGCACGGGTCAGGGGGGTCAAGGAGATCAGCATCATCAGCAACGAAGGGGAGATCATCGACTCGTCCGACCCTTCCAAGGTGGGCAAGAAGCGCGACATCAAGAAGATGGAAAAGGGGCTCAGGGCGGCACCCGAATCCCGTCGGGAACGCGCCACCGCCAACCGCTCCTATGAGCTGCTGGTGCCGGTCATCGTCGGCGACCAGCAGCTGGGATACGTCCAGATCAACCTGCTGCTGGACAATATCAGGACCATCCAGCATGAGAACTTCGTGAACCGGGTGGTGGCCACCTCGCTGGTCTTTCTGCTGGGGATCATCTTCACCATTTTCCTGGCAACGCGCTACACGGCGCCCATCAACCGGCTGGCCGCCCAGGTCCGGCGGGTGGCCGACGGCGACCTGACCGTGAGCTTCCCGGTGGCGGGCAGTGACGAGATCGGCGAGTTGGGGCGGAACTTCAACGAGATGGTTACCAAGCTCCAGGAACGGGAAAACCTTGAAAAACGGCTCTACGAGGCAGAACACCTCTCCAAGGTGGGACAGCTCGCGTCGGGCATCGCCCACGAAATACGCAACCCTCTCAACTACATCAGCCTTGCCGTGGATCATCTCAAGGGCGAATTCGTGGCTGCCTGCCCCGACAAGGGCGAGCGCTTCGTTCCTCTGGCGGAAAAGATCAAGGAGGAGGTGCGGCGGGCCAACTACCTGGTGGTCAACTTCATGAACTATGGCCGCCCGCTGAAGCTGCGCATCGGTGAGGTCTGCTACCGTGAGCTGATCGACCGGGCCCTACCGCTGCTCCGGGAGCGTCTCGACGAACAGCGGATCGCCGTGGCCACCGAAATCCCGCCGGATCTCCCTCCCATGCGCGCGGACGGCGAGATGCTCCGCAACTGCGTCTTCAACTTCGTGACCAACGCCATCCAGGCCATGCCGGGGGGCGGTACCATCACCCTCGGCGCCTCCTTTGACCGGGAAACGGAAACATTCCACCTTACCTTTACCGACCAGGGGGTCGGTATCCCGCCGGAGGACCTGCCGAAAATATTCCAGCCCTGGTTCACCAGCAAGGAAGCGGGGATCGGCCTGGGTCTCGCCATCACCGAGCGGATCATCCGCGAGCACGGCGGTGAGATCCTCGTGGAAAGCACACCGGCGCAGGGCACCACATTTACCGTCATTCTCCGGGGCGGGCGATGA
- the hypA gene encoding hydrogenase maturation nickel metallochaperone HypA codes for MHEMSITQNVVEICEKSAEGRRILAVVLEIGELSGVVPEAVEFCFEACTAGTLAEGARLAIDRVPGRGECGNCATVFPVRTYFDPCPACGAYGVRVVAGEELRVKELEVE; via the coding sequence GTGCATGAAATGTCCATAACCCAAAACGTGGTAGAAATATGCGAGAAAAGCGCGGAGGGCCGGCGAATTCTGGCGGTCGTGCTGGAGATCGGCGAGCTGTCCGGCGTGGTGCCCGAGGCCGTGGAGTTCTGCTTCGAGGCATGCACCGCCGGCACCCTTGCCGAGGGGGCACGGCTTGCCATCGACCGTGTTCCCGGCCGGGGAGAGTGCGGCAACTGCGCCACCGTGTTCCCGGTCCGGACCTACTTCGACCCCTGTCCCGCCTGCGGCGCCTACGGGGTGCGGGTGGTGGCCGGTGAAGAGCTGCGGGTAAAGGAACTGGAGGTCGAGTAG
- the gcvT gene encoding glycine cleavage system aminomethyltransferase GcvT, giving the protein MDTLASTPLRIEHERLNALMAPFGGWNMPIQYEGIIAEHRWCREKASLFDICHMGEFLFTGDIIADGLEDVFTFSVASIPVGRSRYGFLLNGDGGIMDDLIVFRLAQNEAMVVVNAATIGKDFAAISARLGGGGFQDISAATAKLDLQGPLSREVLVEVIGPEIAAIPYFKFIRTKVLGADAIVSRTGYTGELGYEIFLPSDRVVELWQRLLADPRVRPAGLGARDVLRLEVGYSLYGSDIDESTTPLEAGLESFVSFDKSFVGKDALLAQRAEGVMRRRVAFQVASRRSPRHDYEILFQGEQVGAVTSGVFSPMLGCGLGLGYVTPGTAVPGAPLTIRHERVSMDATVVDAPFYRGGSLRA; this is encoded by the coding sequence ATGGATACCCTCGCAAGCACCCCGTTGCGCATCGAGCACGAACGCCTCAACGCCCTCATGGCCCCCTTCGGCGGCTGGAACATGCCGATCCAGTACGAAGGGATCATCGCCGAGCACCGGTGGTGCCGGGAGAAGGCCTCCCTGTTCGACATCTGCCACATGGGGGAATTCCTCTTCACGGGCGATATCATCGCCGACGGACTGGAAGACGTCTTCACGTTTTCGGTGGCCTCCATCCCGGTGGGGCGGTCCCGCTACGGCTTCCTCCTGAACGGAGACGGCGGCATCATGGACGATCTGATCGTCTTCCGCCTGGCGCAGAACGAGGCCATGGTGGTGGTGAACGCGGCCACCATAGGCAAGGATTTCGCTGCCATCTCCGCCCGTCTCGGCGGCGGCGGGTTTCAGGACATCTCCGCCGCAACCGCCAAGCTCGATCTCCAGGGCCCCCTCTCCCGGGAAGTACTTGTGGAGGTCATCGGCCCGGAAATCGCGGCAATTCCCTATTTCAAATTCATCCGGACCAAGGTTCTCGGCGCCGATGCCATCGTGAGCCGCACCGGCTATACCGGAGAACTCGGCTATGAGATCTTCCTTCCGTCGGACCGCGTGGTGGAACTCTGGCAGCGGCTGTTGGCCGATCCCCGCGTCAGACCCGCCGGCCTCGGCGCCCGGGACGTGCTCCGGCTGGAGGTGGGCTACAGCCTCTACGGCAGCGATATCGACGAGTCTACCACTCCCCTGGAGGCGGGGCTCGAGTCCTTCGTGTCCTTTGACAAGTCCTTCGTGGGCAAAGATGCGCTCCTGGCCCAGCGGGCGGAAGGGGTGATGCGTCGCCGGGTGGCCTTTCAGGTCGCTTCCCGCCGTTCTCCCCGCCACGACTACGAGATTTTGTTCCAGGGCGAGCAGGTCGGCGCCGTCACCAGCGGTGTCTTTTCCCCCATGCTCGGCTGCGGCCTCGGCCTCGGCTATGTGACTCCCGGCACGGCCGTCCCCGGCGCCCCGCTCACGATCCGGCACGAGCGGGTCAGCATGGATGCGACGGTGGTGGACGCCCCTTTCTATCGGGGAGGGTCCCTGCGCGCCTGA
- the gcvH gene encoding glycine cleavage system protein GcvH — METYFTKEHEWVKVKEGVAAVGITEYAAHQLGDVTFVELPQVGKQVKQFEVLAAIESVKAASDIYAPVSGKVTQVNEALDDRPEIVNEAAEEAGWIAWIEMGDTSELNGLLTREQYDEYLKGLE, encoded by the coding sequence ATGGAAACCTATTTCACCAAAGAGCACGAGTGGGTCAAGGTCAAGGAAGGCGTGGCCGCCGTGGGGATCACCGAGTACGCCGCTCACCAGCTGGGAGACGTTACCTTCGTGGAGCTGCCGCAGGTCGGGAAGCAGGTGAAGCAGTTCGAGGTGCTGGCGGCCATCGAGTCGGTGAAGGCGGCCAGTGACATCTACGCCCCGGTTTCGGGGAAGGTGACCCAGGTGAACGAAGCCCTTGACGATCGTCCCGAGATCGTGAACGAGGCCGCCGAGGAGGCGGGGTGGATTGCCTGGATCGAGATGGGGGATACCTCTGAACTGAACGGTCTCCTGACCCGCGAACAGTACGACGAGTATCTGAAGGGCCTCGAATAA
- the gcvPA gene encoding aminomethyl-transferring glycine dehydrogenase subunit GcvPA, which translates to MSGADYCPNSPEEVRRMLDAVGVADIDDLFRPISPALRAKSFDLPPGMSEFEMLHRLQTLAGRNAQGLVHFVGGGFHDHLIPAVVDHLASRPEFYTAYTPYQPECSQGTLQALFEYQTAICRLTGMEVANASLYDGGTALAEAALMALRITGRSRLVVDGAVNPFHREILATYLANLDVELVEIAPKAGMEDDARLRAAIDDATAAVIVQNPDFFGTLSDLSGLAAEAHGVGALLVASVYPISLGLVRSPGSMGADIVVGDGQSLGNPLSFGGPSFGFIAGRREHIRNLPGRIIGETVDRNGARGFVLTLQAREQHIKRHKATSNICSNQSLCALRGLIFLSALGSEGMAELARLNRDKAEYAKAVLGAVPGVEVLNSGFTFNEFTVCLPKVAEEAVVALLRKGVAAGVPLGPYYPDMEKCMVVTVTERRTRAEIDAFARQLEGALWN; encoded by the coding sequence ATGAGCGGCGCCGACTACTGCCCCAACTCGCCGGAGGAGGTCCGCCGGATGCTGGACGCTGTCGGCGTCGCCGACATTGATGACCTTTTCCGCCCGATTTCCCCCGCCCTGCGGGCGAAATCCTTCGATCTGCCGCCGGGGATGTCGGAGTTCGAGATGCTGCACCGGCTCCAGACCCTGGCGGGCAGGAACGCTCAGGGCCTGGTCCACTTCGTGGGGGGCGGCTTCCATGATCACCTGATCCCGGCCGTGGTGGACCATCTGGCGTCCCGTCCCGAATTCTACACCGCCTATACCCCCTACCAGCCCGAGTGTTCCCAGGGAACGCTCCAGGCCCTCTTCGAGTATCAGACCGCCATCTGTCGGCTGACCGGCATGGAGGTTGCCAATGCCTCCCTCTACGACGGCGGCACGGCCCTGGCCGAGGCCGCCCTCATGGCCCTGCGGATCACGGGGCGCAGCCGGCTGGTGGTCGATGGCGCGGTGAACCCGTTCCACCGGGAGATCCTCGCCACCTACCTAGCCAACCTGGACGTGGAACTGGTGGAAATCGCCCCCAAGGCGGGGATGGAGGACGATGCCCGGCTGCGGGCCGCCATCGACGATGCCACCGCCGCGGTCATTGTCCAGAATCCCGACTTTTTCGGGACCCTGAGCGACCTTTCCGGGCTCGCGGCCGAGGCCCACGGGGTGGGCGCGCTCCTGGTGGCCTCGGTCTACCCGATCTCACTGGGCCTCGTCCGGAGTCCCGGCAGCATGGGGGCCGACATCGTGGTGGGGGACGGCCAAAGCCTCGGCAACCCTCTCTCGTTCGGCGGTCCCTCCTTCGGGTTCATCGCCGGTCGGCGCGAACACATCCGCAACCTTCCGGGCCGCATCATCGGCGAGACCGTGGACCGGAACGGCGCCCGTGGCTTCGTTCTGACCCTCCAGGCGCGGGAGCAACACATCAAGCGCCACAAGGCCACCTCCAACATCTGCAGCAACCAGAGCCTCTGCGCCCTGCGCGGCCTCATCTTCCTCTCGGCCCTGGGGAGCGAGGGGATGGCGGAGCTCGCCCGCCTGAACCGCGACAAGGCCGAATATGCCAAAGCCGTCCTCGGCGCCGTGCCGGGGGTGGAGGTGCTGAACAGCGGCTTCACCTTCAACGAGTTCACGGTCTGCCTCCCCAAGGTGGCCGAGGAAGCGGTCGTGGCGCTGCTCCGCAAGGGGGTGGCGGCCGGAGTTCCCCTGGGGCCTTACTACCCGGACATGGAGAAGTGCATGGTGGTGACGGTGACCGAAAGGCGGACCAGGGCCGAGATCGACGCCTTTGCCCGGCAACTGGAGGGTGCGTTATGGAACTGA